A stretch of Chiloscyllium plagiosum isolate BGI_BamShark_2017 chromosome 6, ASM401019v2, whole genome shotgun sequence DNA encodes these proteins:
- the rpl21 gene encoding 60S ribosomal protein L21 → KQVKGKILAKRINVRIEHIKHSKSRDSFLQRVKANEEAKRAAKEKGTWVELKRQPAQPRKAHFVRTKANKPQLLEPIPYEFMA, encoded by the exons CGCCAAGAGAATAAATGTGCGTATTGAGCACATTAAACATTCAAAAAGCAGGGACAGCTTTCTGCAGCGAGTAAAAGCTAATGAAGAGGCCAAGAGAGCAGCAAAAGAGAAGGGGACCTGGGTTGAGCTGAAACGTCAG CCTGCTCAACCCAGAAAAGCACACTTCGTACGAACCAAGGCGAACAAGCCACAGCTGCTGGAACCAATTCCATATGAGTTCAtggcataa